Proteins encoded in a region of the Ptychodera flava strain L36383 chromosome 4, AS_Pfla_20210202, whole genome shotgun sequence genome:
- the LOC139131427 gene encoding Na(+)/dicarboxylate cotransporter 3-like, with product MGPMTWAENTITVVFVFLMLVWFLEEPNFMPGWNDLFQPGYVESSTITAGVALICFILPSKRPKIDILDEKPYAGLLEWKSAEAMVPWGLLIFAGGLLSSVEATKVTGLADIIGDQFEFLASLPYWLVLLVVTVFGIALTEFMSASIIMAVTIPVLARIALEQDIHPHYFVLSLTLSLNLAFCLPAGSLVNALVISNGSVTTFQMIKTGVVMNFICFVVLNIGVNTYGWWLLNFDDVPAWAFSANVTSVG from the exons ATGGGACCAATGAC GTGGGCAGAAAACACAATTACCGTCGTGTTCGTTTTCTTAATGCTTGTCTGGTTTTTGGAAGAGCCGAACTTCATGCCAGGCTGGAATGATTTGTTCCAACCAGG GTACGTGGAATCAAGCACAATCACTGCGGGAGTCGCTTTGATATGTTTTATCCTGCCAAGCAAGAGGCCGAAGATCGATATTCTAG ACGAAAAGCCATATGCGGGTTTGTTGGAATGGAAATCCGCTGAGGCAATGGTTCCCTGGGGTTTACTCATCTTTGCTGGCGGACTTCTATCTTCAGTTGAAGCCACTAAG GTAACTGGACTTGCAGACATCATTGGAGATCAGTTTGAGTTCCTGGCTTCTCTTCCCTACTGGCTGGTTTTGCTTGTTGTGACTGTCTTTGGTATAGCGCTGACGGAATTCATGAGCGCCTCCATCATCATGGCTGTAACCATACCAGTGCTTGCGAGGATA GCATTGGAACAAGATATTCATCCGCATTACTTCGTATTATCATTAACACTGTCGCTCAACCTAGCTTTCTGCCTGCCGGCTGGTTCACTTGTTAATGCTCTTGTAATATCAAATGGATCTGTCACAACCTTTCAAATG ATAAAAACAGGAGTCGTGATGAACTTTATATGCTTCGTGGTGTTAAACATTGGTGTGAACACATATGGATGGTGGCTTCTGAACTTTGATGATGTACCAGCCTGGGCCTTCTCTGCAAATGTGACGTCAGTGGGCTAG
- the LOC139130489 gene encoding Na(+)/citrate cotransporter-like, with translation MTSCKDALRYLYFKRNILILLLTPLLLSPLLIIHYESQAARCAFVLAILAVLWTTQAVPLPVTGLIPLLTYPLFGVLTMADVCVFYMIEFIVLFIAIMLIASAVQRYGLHRRIALRALLLAGSDPKRLLLALMIVTGFLSMWILNLALVSMMVPIVVALVNQLSTSCTDMSGDEKVSDEEKAHNGIAIPLETVTVESMLREEEIEVQGGIAEVYDILNKSTEILNNTEKADDIENADEEKQKHLRRDLTTCFSLGLVYSATIGGAASLVGTIIQVIMNANLEM, from the exons ATGACGAGCTGCAAGGACGCCTTGCGATATTTGTACTTCAAGCGAAATATTTTAATTCTTCTCTTGACGCCTTTGCTGTTGTCTCCGTTGCTGATTATTCACTACGAATCACAG GCTGCAAGATGTGCCTTCGTCCTGGCAATATTGGCTGTCCTATGGACCACACAAGCTGTTCCGTTGCCTGTAACAGGACTGATACCGCTGCTCACGTATCCCTTGTTTGGAGTTTTAACCATGGCGGACGTGTGTGTATTTTACATGATCGAGTTCATTGTTCTCTTCATTGCCATAATGCTTATAGCTTCGGCTGTACAGCGTTACGGACTCCACCGAAGGATTGCACTGCGGGCATTGCTTCTGGCTGGATCTGATCCAAAGAG GTTATTGCTTGCTCTGATGATCGTGACTGGATTCCTGTCGATGTGGATTTTAAACCTTGCCCTGGTATCGATGATGGTGCCCATCGTCGTGGCTCTGGTGAACCAGCTGTCAACCTCATGTACTGATATGTCAGGGGACGAAAAG GTGTCCGATGAAGAGAAGGCGCACAACGGGATAGCAATCCCACTGGAAACTGTGACTGTGGAATCAATGCTCCGAGAAGAAGAAATCGAAGTACAAGG AGGCATCGCAGAGGTTTACGACATACTCAACAAGAGCACCGAGATTCTCAATAACACGGAAAAGGCAGACGACATTGAAAACGCAGacgaagaaaaacaaaaacatctcCGTCGAGACCTCACTACATGTTTCAGCCTTGGGCTAGTCTATTCCGCCACTATTGGTGGAGCTGCGTCGCTGGTAGGCACTATCATACAGGTTATAATGAACGCCAATCTAGAGATGTGA